Within Burkholderia cepacia GG4, the genomic segment GCAGCCAGGTCGTGATCGCGTAGTAGCCGCCCTGCGCGCCGGTGGTCAGCAGCGCCGCGCGCAGCGTCGTCGACAGCAGCTTCGGCGCGAAGATTTCGGTGAGGCGCGGCGCGTCGGCCACCTTCGCCTGCGTGGCCTTCTCCTTCTCGTAGACGTCCGGTTCCTTCACGTAGCGGCGGATCACGACCACCAGCAGCGCCGGTGCGAGGCCGACGAGAAACAGCGCGCGCCATGCCTGTTCGGCCGGCAGCACCGAGAACAGCAGCGCATACAGCAGCGCCGACAGCCCCCAGCCAATCGCCCACCCCGACTGCACGAGGCCGACCGCCTTGCCGCGATCGCGCGCGCGGATCACCTCGCCGATCAGCACCGCGCCGGCCGTCCATTCGCCGCCGAAGCCGAAGCCCATCAGTGCGCGCGCGGCGAGCAGCTGGTGGTAGCTCTGCGCGAGCCCGCACAGCGCGGTGAATACCGCGAACCACAGCACGGTCAACTGCAGCGTGCGCACGCGGCCGATCCGGTCGGACAGGATGCCCGCGATCCAGCCGCCGAGCGCCGACGCGAGCAGCGTCATCGTGCCGATGAAGCCGGCATCCGCGAGCGAGATACCCCAGGTCGCGACCAGCGTCGGGATCACGAACGACAGCATCTGCGTGTCCATCCCGTCGAGCATGTAGCCGACCTTGCAGCTCCAGAACGCACGGCGTT encodes:
- a CDS encoding MFS transporter yields the protein MESKTLPAPATDPAGPARNGLFGWYADAQPRERRAFWSCKVGYMLDGMDTQMLSFVIPTLVATWGISLADAGFIGTMTLLASALGGWIAGILSDRIGRVRTLQLTVLWFAVFTALCGLAQSYHQLLAARALMGFGFGGEWTAGAVLIGEVIRARDRGKAVGLVQSGWAIGWGLSALLYALLFSVLPAEQAWRALFLVGLAPALLVVVIRRYVKEPDVYEKEKATQAKVADAPRLTEIFAPKLLSTTLRAALLTTGAQGGYYAITTWLPTFLKTERHLTVMGTGGYLATIIVGSWVGYLTSAYLTDRLGRKPNFILFALGSMVIAFAYTSPALHLTNTSMLWLGFPLGFFASGIFSGMGAFLTELFPTRVRGSGQGFCYNVGRAIGALFPFLIGALSKHYGLGASIGIFAVAAYGVMIVAALTLPETRGRELDAA